The Streptococcus pluranimalium genome contains a region encoding:
- the uvrC gene encoding excinuclease ABC subunit UvrC, translating into MNQLIKNKLELLPNSPGCYLHKDKTGNIIYVGKAKNLRNRVRSYFRGSHDTKTEMLVSEIADFEFIVTESNIEALLLEINLIQENMPKYNIRLKDDKSYPFIKITKETYPRLIITRQVNKKDGGLYFGPYPDVYAANDIKRLLDRMFPFKKCSNPANKVCFYYHIGQCNAHTVCHTDKSYWDGLINDVKNFLNGHDDKMVKDMQSKMKTFADRMEFEKAAEYRDLLTAIQTLRTKQRVMSQDMQDRDIFGYYTEKGWMCVQVFFVRQGKLIQRDVNLFPYYNEPEEDFLTYMGQFYQESKHILPKEVFIPSDIDEELVKAIVPSKVIKPQRGEKKQLVNLAIKNARVSLEQKFNLLEKDLKKTQGAIENLGQLMGIETPVRIEAFDNSNIMGTSPVSAMVVFENGKPNKKEYRKYKIKTVEGPDDYASMREVIRRRYERVKKENLPTPDLIIIDGGQGQVNIAKDVLKNELNMPIPVAGLQKNDRHQTQELLFGDPLEVIDLPRNSEEFFLLHRIQDEVHRFAITFHRQVRSKNSFSSKLDGIEGLGPKRKQVLLKHFKSMTKIKEASQEEFKALGIPEKVAKAIVQKLTME; encoded by the coding sequence ATGAATCAACTGATTAAAAACAAGTTGGAGTTGCTGCCAAACAGTCCGGGTTGCTATCTCCACAAAGACAAAACAGGCAACATTATCTACGTCGGAAAAGCTAAAAATCTGCGGAATCGTGTGCGCTCTTATTTCCGAGGCAGTCACGATACCAAGACAGAAATGCTTGTTTCTGAAATCGCTGATTTTGAATTTATTGTTACCGAGTCTAACATCGAAGCCCTCTTACTTGAGATTAACCTTATTCAAGAGAACATGCCCAAGTACAATATCAGACTCAAAGACGATAAATCCTACCCATTTATCAAAATCACCAAGGAAACCTATCCCCGCCTCATCATCACCCGTCAGGTCAATAAAAAGGACGGCGGCCTCTATTTTGGTCCTTATCCCGATGTTTATGCAGCCAATGATATTAAGCGCCTCTTAGACCGGATGTTTCCTTTTAAGAAGTGTAGCAATCCTGCTAACAAGGTTTGTTTCTATTACCACATCGGCCAATGCAATGCTCACACTGTCTGTCATACGGACAAGTCTTATTGGGATGGACTGATTAATGACGTTAAGAATTTTCTAAATGGTCATGATGACAAGATGGTCAAAGACATGCAGAGCAAAATGAAGACTTTTGCAGACCGCATGGAATTTGAAAAAGCAGCAGAATACCGAGATTTGTTAACGGCCATCCAAACACTTAGAACCAAACAAAGAGTCATGAGTCAGGACATGCAAGATCGTGATATCTTTGGTTACTATACTGAAAAAGGATGGATGTGTGTTCAAGTCTTTTTTGTGCGTCAAGGGAAGCTTATTCAACGGGATGTCAATCTCTTCCCCTATTATAACGAGCCTGAAGAAGATTTTTTAACCTATATGGGACAATTTTACCAAGAATCTAAGCACATCTTGCCTAAAGAAGTCTTTATCCCGTCAGATATTGATGAAGAGTTAGTCAAGGCAATCGTCCCAAGTAAGGTCATCAAGCCGCAACGTGGGGAAAAGAAGCAGCTGGTTAACTTGGCTATTAAAAATGCCCGTGTTAGTTTAGAACAAAAATTTAACCTTTTGGAAAAAGATCTCAAAAAGACCCAAGGAGCCATTGAAAATCTGGGTCAGCTCATGGGCATTGAGACACCCGTTCGTATCGAAGCCTTTGATAACTCCAATATCATGGGAACTAGTCCCGTATCAGCCATGGTCGTCTTTGAAAATGGCAAGCCCAACAAAAAAGAATACCGCAAGTACAAGATTAAAACCGTCGAAGGTCCTGATGACTATGCCAGTATGAGAGAAGTTATCAGACGCCGCTATGAGCGCGTGAAAAAAGAAAATCTTCCAACACCAGATTTGATTATCATTGATGGTGGGCAAGGGCAAGTCAATATCGCAAAAGATGTTCTTAAAAATGAACTTAACATGCCGATTCCTGTTGCTGGTTTGCAAAAAAATGACAGACACCAAACGCAAGAACTATTGTTTGGTGATCCACTAGAAGTCATTGATCTACCCAGAAATTCTGAAGAGTTTTTCCTTCTTCATAGGATTCAAGATGAAGTGCATCGCTTTGCCATTACCTTTCACCGTCAAGTACGCAGTAAGAACTCTTTTAGTTCTAAACTAGATGGCATCGAAGGATTGGGACCAAAACGAAAACAAGTTTTATTAAAACATTTTAAATCAATGACAAAGATAAAAGAAGCCAGTCAAGAAGAGTTTAAAGCATTAGGTATTCCAGAAAAAGTAGCTAAAGCAATTGTTCAAAAGTTAACAATGGAATAA
- a CDS encoding YjjG family noncanonical pyrimidine nucleotidase, producing MTTYQFLLFDLDHTLLDFEAAEEAALTEMLLEVGVEDVEAYKDYYKPMNQQLWRDLEAKKITKPELVKTRFALLFDHFDHQVDGEAMGMLYEKHLGQQGQTYLGAHELLEDLIAAGYEIYGATNGITAIQEGRMARSSISPLFKHIFISEQSGTAKPDAAYYDWISANIEGFNKEKALMIGDSLTADIRGGHNAGIDTIWYNPKKQVNNSGLEPNYTVHDYDGIRKILLA from the coding sequence ATGACGACTTATCAATTCTTACTTTTCGATCTTGACCACACTCTTTTGGATTTTGAAGCAGCAGAAGAAGCTGCTTTGACGGAAATGCTTTTGGAGGTTGGTGTTGAAGATGTCGAAGCCTATAAAGACTATTACAAACCGATGAATCAACAGTTGTGGCGTGATTTAGAGGCTAAAAAAATCACTAAGCCAGAACTCGTCAAAACACGTTTTGCTCTATTGTTTGACCATTTTGACCATCAGGTTGATGGGGAAGCTATGGGCATGCTTTATGAAAAACACCTTGGCCAACAGGGGCAGACCTATCTTGGTGCCCACGAACTCTTAGAAGATTTGATTGCAGCAGGGTATGAGATTTATGGAGCTACCAATGGTATCACAGCTATTCAAGAAGGACGGATGGCACGTTCTAGTATCAGCCCACTCTTTAAACACATCTTTATTTCAGAGCAGTCTGGAACGGCTAAGCCAGATGCGGCTTATTATGACTGGATTAGTGCTAATATTGAAGGTTTTAACAAAGAAAAAGCCTTAATGATTGGTGATAGCTTGACAGCGGATATCCGGGGAGGGCATAACGCTGGCATCGATACTATATGGTATAATCCTAAAAAACAAGTCAATAACAGTGGATTGGAACCAAATTACACCGTCCACGACTATGATGGTATTCGTAAGATATTGTTAGCATGA
- a CDS encoding aldo/keto reductase, with the protein MEHYTLSNGVQIPKIGFGTWQIPDGEEAYNSVAHALKVGYNHVDTAQIYGNEVSVGKAIADSDLAREDIFLTTKVWNDKHDYDLAKASIDESLEKLGVDYVDLLLIHWPNPKPIRDHWKEGNAGAWKAMEEAYKEGKVRAIGVSNFMQHHLEALFETAEIKPQVNQVLLAPGCPQEELVAFCEANDILLEAYSPLGTGTIFSSDVAKEVAEANGKSVAQVALRWSLQKGFLPLPKSVTPKNIESNLDIFDFELSAEDVAKLDTIEGVKAQTDPDTTNF; encoded by the coding sequence ATGGAACATTATACACTTTCTAACGGCGTTCAAATTCCTAAAATTGGATTTGGAACATGGCAAATTCCTGACGGTGAAGAAGCCTACAATAGTGTAGCACACGCTCTTAAAGTAGGATACAACCACGTTGACACGGCACAAATCTACGGTAACGAAGTTAGTGTTGGTAAAGCTATTGCTGATAGTGATCTTGCGCGTGAAGATATTTTCTTAACAACCAAAGTTTGGAATGACAAACACGATTACGACCTTGCTAAAGCATCTATCGATGAATCTCTTGAAAAACTTGGTGTTGACTATGTTGACCTTCTCTTGATTCACTGGCCAAATCCAAAACCAATCCGTGACCACTGGAAAGAAGGAAATGCCGGTGCATGGAAAGCTATGGAAGAAGCCTATAAAGAAGGTAAAGTCCGTGCGATTGGTGTGTCAAACTTCATGCAACACCATCTCGAGGCACTTTTTGAAACTGCAGAGATCAAACCACAGGTTAACCAAGTGCTTTTAGCACCAGGTTGCCCACAAGAAGAACTTGTAGCATTCTGTGAAGCAAATGACATTCTTTTGGAAGCCTATAGCCCACTTGGGACTGGTACCATCTTCTCAAGTGATGTCGCTAAAGAAGTAGCTGAAGCAAACGGCAAATCAGTCGCACAAGTTGCCCTACGTTGGAGCTTGCAAAAAGGCTTCTTACCACTTCCAAAATCAGTAACACCAAAAAATATCGAATCAAATCTTGATATCTTTGACTTTGAATTATCAGCAGAAGATGTCGCTAAGCTAGACACTATCGAAGGTGTTAAAGCTCAAACAGACCCAGATACAACAAACTTTTAA
- a CDS encoding MerR family transcriptional regulator, translating into MPTIKDISEMIGISAHAIRFYEKEGMVEIPRNARGFRQFDDVSIDRLKAIAHYRRVGMSLEDIRRILAEFHNHALSTELLEKTQTELEKQIAELQETHRYLIEKIKIHRHLAELEKQGLSDTERTDAYYDIRQKEKSSHL; encoded by the coding sequence ATGCCTACAATCAAAGATATATCAGAAATGATAGGAATTTCAGCGCATGCTATTCGTTTTTATGAAAAAGAAGGAATGGTTGAAATTCCGAGAAATGCAAGAGGCTTTCGTCAATTTGATGATGTTAGTATTGATCGTCTAAAGGCTATCGCGCATTATCGACGTGTTGGGATGTCTTTAGAGGATATCCGACGTATTTTAGCAGAGTTCCACAATCATGCGCTTTCAACTGAGTTGCTCGAAAAAACACAAACTGAGCTGGAAAAACAAATTGCAGAACTTCAGGAAACCCATCGCTATCTGATTGAAAAAATCAAAATTCATCGCCATTTGGCTGAATTGGAAAAACAAGGTCTGTCAGATACCGAGCGAACAGATGCCTATTATGACATCAGACAAAAGGAGAAGTCTAGTCATCTCTAG
- a CDS encoding aldo/keto reductase — translation MKTIDVVNGPSDVAAIILGCMRMPALSVDDAAKMIETAMEQGINFFDHATAYGNGEAETRFGDAFEKTSIKREDVILQSKVGLEFYRNEFDWTKENIITNVDNSLRRLKTDYLDSVLLHRPDLIFEPEQVAEAFDELEKAGKVRHFGVSNVPPLQLDLLKKFVKQPLVFNQLQLSLEQSQMIDQALYLNNKGTDMSIDRDNGILDYCRLHDITIQAWSPLQYGMFEGTFIDNPKFPELNQALEELGEKYGVSKAAIAITWILRHPAKMQAIVGTMNPQHLIDVATAAELNLTHHEWYQLYLASGKYLP, via the coding sequence ATGAAAACAATTGATGTTGTCAATGGGCCAAGCGATGTTGCTGCGATTATCTTAGGCTGTATGCGTATGCCTGCCTTGTCAGTCGATGATGCTGCTAAGATGATTGAAACAGCTATGGAACAAGGGATTAACTTCTTTGACCATGCAACGGCTTATGGTAATGGGGAAGCTGAAACCCGCTTTGGAGATGCTTTTGAAAAAACTAGTATCAAACGTGAGGACGTAATTCTGCAATCAAAAGTTGGTTTGGAATTTTATCGTAATGAATTCGACTGGACCAAGGAAAATATCATTACAAATGTCGATAATAGTCTTCGCCGTTTGAAAACTGATTATTTGGATTCTGTTCTGCTCCATCGCCCTGACTTGATTTTTGAACCAGAGCAAGTTGCGGAAGCTTTTGACGAATTGGAAAAAGCTGGTAAGGTTCGTCACTTTGGTGTCAGCAATGTGCCACCACTTCAACTCGATCTTTTGAAGAAATTTGTCAAACAACCCCTAGTCTTCAACCAGTTGCAATTATCCCTTGAACAATCTCAAATGATTGACCAAGCTCTTTATCTCAATAACAAAGGGACTGACATGTCTATTGACCGTGACAACGGTATTTTGGACTACTGCCGCTTGCACGACATTACCATTCAAGCCTGGTCTCCATTGCAATATGGCATGTTCGAAGGAACGTTCATTGACAATCCTAAATTCCCAGAACTAAATCAAGCACTTGAAGAGTTAGGAGAAAAGTATGGTGTTTCTAAAGCGGCTATTGCTATCACTTGGATCCTCCGTCACCCAGCTAAAATGCAAGCGATCGTAGGTACTATGAACCCACAACACCTGATTGATGTTGCAACTGCTGCAGAGCTTAACTTGACACACCACGAATGGTATCAACTCTATCTAGCTTCAGGTAAATATTTACCATAA
- a CDS encoding zinc ribbon domain-containing protein — translation MEKFCQSCAMPLNLHGEDVRGSETNGLVSESYCYYCYQNGQWTEPNITYKEMLTKGKNAISQGQGNALIKSLMKLSYPMMLKRAKRWQ, via the coding sequence ATGGAAAAATTTTGCCAATCATGTGCCATGCCCCTAAACCTACATGGTGAAGATGTAAGAGGAAGTGAAACCAATGGTTTGGTTTCAGAGAGTTATTGCTATTATTGCTACCAAAATGGTCAATGGACGGAACCAAACATCACTTATAAAGAAATGTTAACCAAGGGGAAAAATGCTATTAGTCAAGGTCAAGGAAATGCGCTCATCAAATCCTTGATGAAACTCTCTTATCCTATGATGCTCAAAAGAGCCAAACGTTGGCAATAA
- a CDS encoding YkgJ family cysteine cluster protein: protein MTNEIDIEHYHQLALQKQEVHRKFLAKLKKKPPKNLDKITKELHNEVFQEIDCTQCANCCQDLGPDLTEADITRMSKLFRMKLSTFEQTYLRVDEDGDKVFKSMPCPFLGLDKLCDVYDARPKACAAFPHTDRKRIYQINHLTLKNTLICPAAYLFVEKLRQRLDN from the coding sequence ATGACAAATGAGATTGACATTGAACATTATCATCAACTAGCTCTTCAAAAACAGGAAGTTCACCGTAAATTTCTAGCCAAACTCAAGAAGAAACCACCAAAAAATTTGGACAAAATCACCAAAGAACTCCATAATGAAGTCTTTCAAGAGATTGATTGCACCCAGTGTGCCAACTGTTGTCAAGATTTGGGACCGGATTTGACAGAAGCAGATATTACCCGCATGTCAAAACTCTTTCGAATGAAATTATCAACCTTTGAGCAAACTTATTTACGCGTTGACGAGGATGGCGATAAGGTCTTTAAAAGCATGCCTTGTCCTTTTTTAGGGCTAGACAAGCTTTGTGATGTCTATGATGCTAGACCAAAGGCTTGTGCTGCTTTTCCGCATACTGACCGTAAACGTATCTATCAAATCAATCACCTGACTTTAAAAAATACCTTGATTTGCCCTGCAGCCTATCTATTCGTTGAAAAATTACGCCAACGATTAGACAACTAA